The Mauremys mutica isolate MM-2020 ecotype Southern chromosome 1, ASM2049712v1, whole genome shotgun sequence genome has a segment encoding these proteins:
- the LOC123374273 gene encoding olfactory receptor 51G2-like encodes MSAVNDTQFTYAVLLLTGIPGQENVYLWISIPFCLMYVISIVGNSVILFIIKIDSSLHEPMYIFLSMLGITDLGISIATIPTILGMYLFNSREISLNACFAQLFFIHSLQCIESSILLLMAFDRFIAICNPLRYASILTLPRAAKMGLVCVLRGMAAMFPLPFLLKRFRYCRANVLSHSYCLHSEVMKMACSDITVNSIYGLFITLLTVGLDSLLILLSYVMILKTALSVASHAECLRALNTCVSHLCAVLIFYTPEIGLSMIHRFGESSSHLPPILLGYVSLLVPPLMNPIVYSVKSKHLRVRIIRVFVK; translated from the coding sequence atgtcagctgtcaatgacaccCAATTCACATATGCAGTGTTACTTCTTacagggatacctgggcaggaaaATGTTTATCTCTGGATCTCTATCCCCTTCTGCTTAATGTATGTTATATCgatagtaggaaattcagtcattctgttcattataaaaatagattcaagcctccatgagcccatgtacattttcctttccatgttgggcATCACAGACCTTGGCATATCAATAGCCACTATACCGACGATACTGGGCATGTACTTGTTTAACTCTAGGGAGATCAGCCTCAATGCCTGTTttgcccagctgttcttcatccactcGCTTCAATGCATTGAATCCTCCATACTTttgttgatggcctttgaccgcttcatcgcaatctgtaacccactgagaTATGCCTCCATCTTAACCCTGCCAAGAGCAGCCAAGATGGGACTGGTGTGTGTGCTAAGAGGTATGGCTGCAATGTttccactcccctttctcctcaaACGGTTCCGATACTGTCgagccaatgtcctctcccattcctactgcctgcaCTCGGAGGTCATGAAAATGGCTTGTTCAGATATAACAGTCAACAGCATCTATGGCTTGTTTATTACACTCTTAACAGTGGGTTTGGACTCACTACTTATCCTCCTATCTTATGTGATGATCCTCAAAACAGCGCTAAGTGTTGCATCCCACGCAGAGTGCCTCAGGGCCCTGAATACCTGCGTCTCTCACCTCTGTGCCGTCCTGATCTTCTACACACCAGAGATCGGCTTGTCTATGATACACAGATTTGGGGAGAGCTCTTCTCACTTGCCTCCAATTCTCCTGGGCTATGTCTCCCTGCTTGTTCCACCCCTGATGAACCCAATCGTATATAgcgtgaaaagcaaacaccttcgtgTTAGGATAATCCGGGTGTTTGTCAAGTGA
- the LOC123374279 gene encoding olfactory receptor 51G2-like, with the protein MSAVNDTKFSSAVFLLTGIHGQEDIYLWISVPFCLMYVISLVGNSVILFIIKTDPSLHEPMYIFLSMLAITDLGLSIVTIPTTLGIFLFNSREISLDICFAQLFFIHSLTFIESSVLLLMAFDRFIAICNPLRYASILTLPRIAKMGLVCVLRGVAVVFPLPFLLKRFQYCQANVLSHSYCLHQEVMKLACSDIRVNSIYGLFVTISTVLLDSLLILLSYVMILKTVLSIASHAECVRALSTCVSHLCAVLLFYIPGIGLSVVQRFGNSSSPLVQILMGYVYLLVPPMMNPIVYSLKSKHLRARIIRAFKK; encoded by the coding sequence atgtcagctgtcaatgacactAAATTCAGCTCTGCAGTGTTCCTCCTCACCGGGATACATGGGCAGGAAGACATCTATCTCTGGATCTCTGTCCCCTTCTGCTTAATGTATGTTATTTCGCTAGTgggaaattcagtcattctgttcattataaaaacagatccaagcctccatgagcccatgtacattttcctttccatgttggccatcACGGACCTTGGCTTATCGATAGTCACCATACCAACAACACTGGGTATATTCTTGTTTAACTCTAGGGAGATCAGCCTCGATATTTGTTttgcccagctgttcttcatccactcGCTTACATTCATTGAATCCTCAGTACTCttgttgatggcctttgaccgTTTCATCGCAATCTGTAACCCGCTGAGATATGCTTCCATATTAACCCTGCCGAGAATAGCCAAGATGGGACTCGTGTGTGTGCTAAGAGGGGTGGCCGTAGTGTTCCCACTGCCCTTTCTCCTGAAACGGTTCCAATACTGTCAagccaatgtcctctcccattcctactgcctgcaCCAAGAGGTCATGAAGTTGGCTTGTTCGGATATCAGAGTCAACAGCATCTATGGCTTGTTTGTCACAATCTCTACAGTGTTGTTGGACTCGCTGCTCATCCTCCTATCTTATGTGATGATTCTgaaaacagtgctgagcattgcCTCCCATGCGGAGTGTGTCAGGGCACTGAGCACCTgtgtctcccacctctgtgctgtCCTCCTCTTCTACATACCAGGGATTGGCTTGTCTGTAGTACAGAGATTCGGGAATAGCTCTTCTCCTTTGGTTCAGATTCTCATGGGCTATGTCTACTTGCTGGTCCCGCCCATGATGAACCCAATTGTGTACAGCttgaaaagcaaacaccttcgtgcAAGGATAATCAGGGCATTCAAAAAGTGA